The following are encoded in a window of Pirellulaceae bacterium genomic DNA:
- a CDS encoding N(4)-(beta-N-acetylglucosaminyl)-L-asparaginase yields the protein MVDRRHFLRSAAFLTGGAMLSGSVSADQQTNKRPLIISTWKFGKQANDKALNTILHGGSTLDGVEQGIRVIEDSGNSSVGLSGTPNAAGFSQLDACIMHGPGHTAGGVAAIEGFKHPISVARRVMDKSPHVLLAGDGARWFALEEGFESVDISKRPQQAKAWRQRDRDPKPKQAPAGGPDNHDTITVLVLGADGTISGGCSTSGLGGKLPGRVGDSPIIGSGLYVDNEVGAAGATGIGENVMRYCASFLIVEFMRQGLHPTEACKKAISRLTANEPKGKELAINFIALDKQGRFGAAGTDDFPHAVTYPGYSEVLTVAAS from the coding sequence ATGGTCGACAGACGTCATTTTTTGCGTAGTGCAGCTTTTCTCACAGGTGGTGCAATGTTATCGGGGAGCGTGTCGGCAGATCAGCAAACAAACAAACGTCCGTTAATCATCTCAACCTGGAAATTCGGCAAACAGGCCAACGACAAGGCACTCAATACCATTCTGCACGGCGGTTCGACGCTCGATGGTGTCGAGCAAGGCATTCGAGTGATCGAAGATTCCGGCAATTCATCGGTTGGCCTGAGTGGCACGCCCAATGCCGCGGGCTTTTCCCAGCTAGATGCCTGCATCATGCATGGCCCGGGACATACAGCCGGGGGCGTCGCAGCGATCGAAGGCTTCAAACATCCGATAAGCGTTGCCCGCCGTGTGATGGACAAATCCCCACACGTCCTTTTGGCCGGCGACGGAGCTCGCTGGTTTGCTCTGGAGGAGGGTTTTGAATCGGTCGACATTTCCAAACGCCCCCAACAGGCAAAAGCATGGCGTCAACGCGACCGCGATCCCAAGCCAAAACAGGCTCCAGCTGGCGGCCCTGACAACCACGATACGATCACTGTGCTCGTGCTCGGCGCCGATGGAACGATATCCGGCGGCTGTTCCACGAGCGGCTTGGGCGGCAAGCTGCCTGGCCGAGTCGGTGATTCTCCGATCATCGGCAGCGGACTCTATGTGGACAACGAAGTCGGCGCAGCCGGTGCGACCGGCATCGGTGAAAACGTCATGCGATATTGCGCCTCTTTTTTAATCGTTGAATTCATGCGACAAGGGCTTCACCCAACAGAAGCCTGCAAAAAAGCGATCTCGCGGTTGACCGCGAATGAACCCAAAGGCAAGGAACTAGCAATCAACTTTATCGCCCTCGACAAACAAGGTCGGTTTGGTGCAGCAGGCACAGACGACTTCCCACACGCTGTGACCTATCCGGGTTACAGTGAAGTGTTGACCGTAGCAGCAAGCTAA
- a CDS encoding TIM barrel protein translates to MSYHRRHFLRQSSALLGAAALPVMLSNRAQAAVGDKCRLGLVTYLWGKDLTLPELIEVCEQSGVLGLELRTTHRHGVERDLTPPQRREVKARLADSPVTLVGMGSNERYDDRNPAKVKAAIQATKDFILLSQQVGGSGVKVKGDRFHDDVPHEQTLAQVGAALHELGDFGAEHGQEIRLEIHGGFSEIPIHAAVIKAANHKNVRTCWNSNRQDLQGKGLRANFNLVKDYFGQTAHIRALQNKDYPFAELVELFVQMNYDGWLLLEARGDVKPHEVAKRLSEQKSIFDQYVGGAQQKLAR, encoded by the coding sequence ATGTCGTATCATCGACGGCACTTTTTACGCCAATCGTCTGCCCTCCTGGGTGCGGCCGCTCTGCCCGTTATGCTCTCGAATCGCGCACAGGCCGCCGTCGGCGACAAGTGTCGACTCGGGCTGGTAACCTATCTCTGGGGTAAGGATCTGACGCTGCCCGAGCTGATCGAAGTCTGCGAACAGAGCGGGGTTCTGGGCTTGGAACTTCGTACAACTCACCGGCATGGTGTGGAACGGGACCTGACTCCGCCACAGCGACGCGAGGTGAAAGCGAGACTGGCCGATAGCCCGGTAACCCTCGTCGGTATGGGCAGCAACGAGCGGTACGATGACCGGAATCCTGCGAAGGTCAAGGCGGCAATCCAGGCCACCAAAGATTTCATCCTTTTAAGCCAACAGGTGGGGGGATCGGGGGTCAAAGTGAAAGGCGATCGCTTTCATGACGACGTACCCCACGAACAAACACTGGCCCAAGTCGGCGCGGCACTGCACGAATTGGGAGATTTCGGGGCAGAACATGGCCAAGAAATCCGGCTGGAAATCCACGGTGGCTTTTCCGAAATTCCGATCCATGCTGCGGTCATCAAAGCCGCCAACCACAAAAATGTGCGTACCTGCTGGAATTCAAATCGACAGGATTTACAAGGCAAAGGACTTCGAGCCAATTTTAATCTCGTCAAGGACTACTTTGGACAGACGGCCCACATCCGAGCCTTGCAGAACAAGGATTATCCATTCGCCGAACTGGTGGAACTATTCGTGCAAATGAATTACGACGGTTGGCTATTGCTGGAAGCCAGGGGCGACGTCAAACCGCATGAAGTTGCGAAGCGATTAAGCGAGCAAAAAAGCATCTTTGACCAATATGTCGGCGGCGCCCAACAGAAGCTGGCACGCTAA